In Mycolicibacterium alvei, a single window of DNA contains:
- a CDS encoding SDR family oxidoreductase, with the protein MRFSRREESVDGAVVIVTGAARGIGAKTAELFSARGATVWLGDVDADVAATIAAGLPRCRAAYLDVTRRSSWDRFVADAVRESGGIDILVNNAGVMPLGAFDAETESTTDLILDVNVRGVLNGMRALIPSMVARGRGHVINVASMAGMIPIPGMVTYNASKFAALGASLAARREYAGTGVSVSAVLPSAVRTELTSGVQLGSGLPTVDPDAVARAILKTVRTRAARTSVPGWIAPGWALVDALVPEALQNAVRTRIDDRRALTKLDEQSRSAYLQRIDRQAKAHAAQPDSGAKR; encoded by the coding sequence GTGCGGTTTTCACGGCGGGAGGAGTCGGTGGACGGGGCGGTCGTCATCGTCACCGGCGCTGCACGCGGCATCGGTGCCAAGACCGCGGAGCTGTTCTCCGCCCGTGGGGCCACGGTGTGGCTCGGCGATGTCGACGCGGATGTGGCCGCGACGATCGCAGCCGGCCTCCCCCGCTGCCGGGCGGCATACCTCGACGTCACGCGGCGGTCGTCGTGGGATCGATTCGTCGCTGACGCCGTCAGGGAATCGGGCGGCATCGACATCCTGGTCAACAACGCCGGGGTCATGCCGCTGGGTGCGTTCGACGCCGAGACCGAGTCCACGACCGACCTGATCCTCGACGTCAACGTGCGCGGCGTCCTGAACGGCATGCGCGCCCTGATCCCGTCGATGGTGGCCCGCGGCCGCGGTCACGTCATCAATGTGGCGTCGATGGCGGGCATGATCCCGATTCCCGGCATGGTCACCTACAACGCCAGCAAGTTCGCCGCACTGGGCGCTTCACTGGCTGCACGTCGTGAGTACGCAGGCACCGGGGTGTCCGTGTCGGCCGTGCTGCCGTCGGCGGTTCGCACCGAGCTCACCTCGGGTGTGCAACTCGGAAGCGGCCTTCCCACTGTGGATCCCGATGCCGTCGCCCGCGCGATCCTCAAGACCGTCCGCACCCGAGCTGCCCGCACGTCGGTACCGGGTTGGATCGCCCCCGGCTGGGCCCTCGTCGACGCCCTGGTACCCGAAGCGCTCCAGAACGCAGTGCGTACCAGGATCGATGACCGCCGCGCCCTGACCAAACTCGACGAGCAGAGCCGGTCCGCATACCTGCAGCGTATCGACCGGCAGGCGAAAGCTCATGCCGCGCAGCCCGATTCCGGGGCGAAACGATGA
- a CDS encoding alpha/beta hydrolase, whose protein sequence is MRRSVAYQGDRSVEDRLTTIGRRINALARLQRLRPRRGLQISRITLGHVTIETIRTAASAQRPLADGAILYLHGGGFFLGGFDTHSHVVVELARRTQLPVVHVEYRQHPDVTVDESVTDCLRAFRWLLDQGAEPAKTIIAGDSAGGFLAFATVLAAESQGLGVPAGVVGVSPLLELDGERRSGHPNFAADRMGIGLALPMIVECVGPRTSDGNALSPVNGVLTDFPPSLIIAAESEALRCDAERMHEVLTDAGRASTLKVWPGQLHAFPAFLPFLPESREARDCMVEFIQDCLGTSKRSAPGTAETDTGSGAA, encoded by the coding sequence GTGCGTAGATCGGTTGCCTACCAAGGAGATCGATCCGTCGAGGACCGCCTCACCACGATCGGTCGCCGCATCAACGCGCTCGCGCGGCTCCAGCGCCTCCGCCCTCGGCGGGGGCTGCAGATCAGCCGCATCACGCTCGGCCATGTCACGATCGAGACCATCCGAACCGCAGCGTCGGCTCAGCGCCCGCTCGCCGACGGCGCCATCCTCTACCTGCACGGCGGGGGGTTCTTTCTGGGCGGTTTCGACACCCACTCGCACGTCGTGGTCGAGCTTGCCCGTCGGACCCAGCTTCCCGTGGTGCACGTCGAGTACCGACAGCACCCCGATGTCACGGTCGACGAGTCCGTGACGGACTGCCTGCGTGCGTTCCGCTGGCTTTTGGACCAGGGTGCGGAGCCGGCCAAGACGATAATCGCCGGTGACTCGGCAGGTGGATTCCTGGCGTTCGCAACCGTTCTCGCCGCCGAGTCGCAGGGGTTGGGTGTGCCGGCCGGCGTGGTCGGCGTCAGCCCGTTGCTCGAACTCGACGGTGAACGCCGATCCGGCCATCCCAATTTCGCCGCGGATCGGATGGGGATCGGACTTGCCCTGCCGATGATCGTCGAATGCGTCGGTCCGCGAACATCGGACGGCAACGCCCTGTCGCCGGTCAACGGAGTGCTCACCGATTTTCCGCCGAGCCTGATCATCGCGGCAGAATCGGAGGCGCTGCGTTGCGATGCCGAACGCATGCATGAGGTGCTGACCGATGCGGGACGGGCCAGCACTCTCAAGGTCTGGCCCGGTCAGCTCCACGCGTTCCCGGCATTCCTGCCGTTTCTGCCGGAGAGCCGTGAGGCACGAGACTGCATGGTGGAGTTCATTCAGGACTGTTTGGGCACGAGCAAGCGCAGTGCCCCCGGTACGGCCGAGACCGACACCGGCAGCGGGGCCGCGTAA
- a CDS encoding diacylglycerol kinase produces the protein MNRVTVLTNPLSGHGNAPHAAERAVAQLQRRGIDVCAIVGTDAAHARRLVDDALDRGTDALVVVGGDGVISLALQALANGDVPLGIVPAGTGNDHAREYRLPTDNPEAAADIVVDGHTETVDLGRIVDTSGAVKWFGTVMAAGFDSLVSDRTNRMRWPHGRMRYNVAMVAEISKLRLLPFRLTFDDGPEIRTDLTLAAFGNTRSYGGGMLICPGADHSDGLLDVTMISSASRTRLIRLFPTVFKGTHVDLDEVTTKRAKTIHVECPGINAYADGDYAAPLPVSVSAVPGALRLLVPKQS, from the coding sequence GTGAATCGGGTTACCGTCCTGACCAATCCGTTGTCGGGGCACGGCAACGCGCCGCATGCGGCCGAGCGGGCGGTCGCGCAGCTGCAACGGCGCGGCATCGACGTGTGCGCGATCGTCGGCACCGACGCCGCGCACGCCCGCAGGCTGGTCGACGATGCTCTCGACCGCGGCACCGACGCCCTCGTGGTGGTCGGCGGCGACGGGGTGATCTCACTGGCGCTACAGGCGCTGGCCAACGGTGATGTCCCCCTCGGTATCGTCCCGGCCGGGACGGGTAACGATCATGCCCGTGAATACCGTTTGCCGACAGACAATCCCGAGGCTGCCGCCGATATCGTCGTCGACGGTCACACCGAGACCGTCGACCTCGGCCGCATCGTCGACACGTCGGGTGCGGTCAAGTGGTTCGGCACCGTGATGGCCGCGGGATTCGATTCCCTGGTCAGCGACCGGACCAACCGGATGCGCTGGCCGCACGGCCGGATGCGCTACAACGTCGCGATGGTCGCCGAGATCTCGAAGCTACGACTGCTGCCGTTCCGGCTCACGTTCGACGACGGCCCGGAGATCCGCACCGACCTCACCCTGGCGGCGTTCGGCAACACCCGCAGCTACGGCGGCGGCATGTTGATCTGCCCCGGCGCCGACCATTCGGACGGACTGCTCGACGTCACGATGATCTCCTCGGCGTCCCGCACCCGGTTGATCCGGCTGTTCCCGACCGTTTTCAAGGGCACCCACGTTGACCTCGACGAGGTGACGACCAAGCGCGCCAAGACAATTCACGTCGAATGTCCCGGCATCAACGCCTACGCCGACGGGGATTACGCGGCCCCGCTGCCGGTGTCGGTCTCGGCCGTACCGGGGGCACTGCGCTTGCTCGTGCCCAAACAGTCCTGA
- a CDS encoding TetR/AcrR family transcriptional regulator gives MPRLTRAERQERTRAELLEAAKQRFLRHGYAATSLEDIADDAGFSKGAVYSNFGSKPNLCRDVLELIHREKFAEMAELAISDAELDTRVEALSAWLERTAGDVGWTMLELEFAVLSRNNPELSQMITALRNEAAQMVLDVVRSMSAELGLTEAQLVNSDVAASLEDLGSLLLSAGIGLGIQRAIDPSVPARPFTDAFGHLVKLLAALGSPK, from the coding sequence ATGCCGCGGCTGACCAGGGCTGAACGCCAGGAACGGACGCGGGCCGAGCTTTTGGAGGCCGCCAAGCAGCGCTTCCTGCGTCACGGCTATGCCGCCACGAGCCTCGAAGACATCGCCGACGACGCGGGTTTCTCAAAGGGCGCGGTGTACTCGAACTTCGGCAGCAAGCCCAACCTGTGCCGCGATGTCCTCGAGCTGATCCACCGTGAGAAGTTCGCCGAGATGGCCGAACTCGCGATATCCGACGCCGAGCTGGACACTCGTGTGGAGGCGTTGAGCGCCTGGCTGGAGCGCACCGCAGGCGATGTCGGCTGGACGATGCTGGAACTCGAATTCGCGGTGCTGTCGCGGAACAATCCCGAGCTTTCGCAGATGATCACAGCCCTGCGCAACGAAGCCGCGCAGATGGTCCTCGACGTAGTCAGGTCGATGTCTGCCGAACTCGGCCTCACCGAAGCGCAACTGGTGAACAGCGACGTGGCCGCGAGCCTGGAGGACCTCGGGAGTCTGCTGCTCAGCGCCGGGATCGGCCTGGGCATCCAGCGGGCCATCGATCCGTCCGTGCCTGCACGCCCGTTCACCGACGCCTTCGGACATCTGGTGAAACTGCTTGCCGCCCTGGGATCGCCGAAATAG